One genomic window of Leptotrichia shahii includes the following:
- a CDS encoding V-type ATP synthase subunit K, which yields MNFSQFLVQHGGIVMATLGAALATLLAGIGSAKGVGIVGEVASGLMSEEPEKFGKSLVLQLLPGTQGLYGFVIGLMVLGKLKPEMPIQTGLGILMACLPIAFAGYGSAIAQGRVAASGISLLAKNEEQNTKGIIYAVMVETYALLAFVVSIMLLAKF from the coding sequence ATGAATTTTTCACAGTTTTTAGTACAACATGGAGGAATCGTAATGGCGACATTAGGTGCGGCATTGGCGACATTATTAGCAGGAATTGGATCAGCAAAAGGTGTAGGAATCGTTGGGGAAGTAGCGTCAGGACTTATGAGTGAAGAACCTGAAAAATTTGGTAAATCGTTAGTATTACAATTATTGCCAGGGACACAAGGATTATATGGATTCGTTATCGGACTTATGGTATTAGGAAAATTAAAACCTGAAATGCCAATACAAACTGGATTAGGAATTTTAATGGCTTGTTTACCAATTGCATTTGCAGGATATGGATCAGCTATTGCACAAGGTAGAGTTGCGGCTTCTGGTATTAGCTTACTTGCTAAAAATGAAGAACAAAATACGAAAGGTATTATTTATGCGGTAATGGTTGAAACTTATGCATTATTGGCATTCGTTGTTTCAATTATGTTATTGGCAAAATTCTAG
- a CDS encoding V-type ATP synthase subunit E, whose amino-acid sequence MSNLDNLTSKILADAKAQADKIVKDAQEKAQHKYDLEIKKINAKKETVLENARRDRELLSERIKSSANLKARNKKLEAKQAVIDKVIDKLKTKLVNMDKKIY is encoded by the coding sequence ATGTCTAATTTAGATAATTTAACATCAAAAATATTAGCTGATGCTAAAGCACAGGCAGACAAAATTGTAAAAGATGCACAAGAAAAGGCACAACATAAATATGATCTTGAAATAAAAAAAATTAATGCAAAAAAAGAAACTGTTCTTGAAAATGCGAGAAGAGATCGTGAACTTCTTTCTGAAAGAATTAAGTCAAGTGCTAATTTAAAGGCTAGAAACAAAAAGCTAGAAGCAAAGCAGGCAGTAATTGATAAAGTTATAGATAAACTGAAAACAAAACTTGTTAATATGGATAAAAAAATATATTAA
- a CDS encoding V-type ATP synthase subunit C, which translates to MDRMDYGQSVVTIRVLEKRLLTRNRLERMIEAETPEEVLKLLGETEYSQDMADIHGSQDYETILKRETERVFSIVRKMVKNTAIVDILSLKYDYHNLKVLLKSKITGKDFSHLLMQAGTIDAGKFKTKFELQSNDLPKEIIEAIIEVQKDFEENHNPQRIDILVDKHYFRNLSRLAKEIDVKVITDYVEGLIDFQNMITLLRVQKQNRDARFLETVIFDGGTISKNKIVSSMNDNIDTILNKFKKEKLGVYLAKGLEIFSETKRLSELEKISDNYLMELNKESKYVVFGPEPLFTYLVAKEREINAVRMIMVSKINNISSDKIRERLRETYA; encoded by the coding sequence ATGGATAGAATGGATTACGGACAGAGTGTCGTAACTATTAGGGTACTGGAAAAGAGGCTTTTAACTAGAAATAGGCTGGAAAGAATGATAGAAGCCGAAACTCCCGAAGAAGTGCTAAAATTATTGGGAGAAACAGAATATTCTCAAGATATGGCTGATATTCATGGTAGTCAAGATTATGAAACAATACTTAAAAGAGAAACAGAGCGAGTATTTTCGATTGTAAGAAAAATGGTTAAGAATACAGCAATTGTTGATATTTTATCGCTTAAATATGATTATCATAATTTAAAGGTATTATTAAAAAGTAAAATAACAGGAAAAGATTTTTCGCATTTGCTTATGCAAGCTGGAACAATTGATGCTGGAAAATTTAAAACAAAATTTGAGCTGCAAAGTAATGATTTGCCAAAGGAAATAATAGAGGCAATTATTGAAGTCCAAAAAGATTTTGAAGAAAATCATAATCCGCAAAGAATTGATATACTTGTAGATAAGCATTATTTTAGAAATTTATCACGTTTGGCAAAAGAAATTGATGTAAAAGTTATTACTGATTATGTTGAAGGATTGATTGACTTTCAAAATATGATAACTCTACTTAGAGTTCAAAAACAGAATCGTGATGCGAGATTTTTGGAAACTGTTATTTTTGATGGTGGAACAATTTCAAAAAATAAAATTGTTTCCTCAATGAATGATAATATAGATACTATTTTGAATAAGTTCAAAAAAGAAAAATTGGGAGTGTATCTGGCAAAAGGACTAGAAATATTTAGTGAAACAAAAAGATTATCGGAACTTGAGAAAATTTCTGATAATTATTTAATGGAATTAAATAAAGAATCAAAATATGTTGTATTTGGACCAGAGCCGTTATTTACATATTTAGTTGCAAAAGAGCGTGAAATTAATGCAGTCAGAATGATAATGGTAAGCAAGATAAACAACATAAGTTCGGATAAAATAAGAGAAAGGTTGCGTGAAACTTATGCATAA
- a CDS encoding V-type ATP synthase subunit F, whose amino-acid sequence MHKIGVVGDKDSILSFKALGIDVYPVVTKEEARSTIDEMASNNYGIIFVTEQIATMVESTIERYNREVLPAVILIPNNQGSLGIGLKKIDEYVEKAIGSNIF is encoded by the coding sequence ATGCATAAAATAGGTGTAGTTGGAGATAAAGATTCTATTTTATCATTTAAGGCATTGGGAATTGATGTGTATCCAGTTGTTACAAAAGAAGAAGCCAGAAGCACAATTGATGAAATGGCAAGTAATAATTATGGTATTATCTTTGTGACAGAGCAAATTGCAACTATGGTTGAAAGTACCATTGAAAGATACAACCGTGAAGTGCTTCCAGCTGTTATTTTGATTCCGAATAATCAAGGAAGTCTAGGGATTGGGCTTAAAAAGATAGATGAGTACGTTGAAAAAGCGATAGGATCTAATATATTTTAG
- a CDS encoding V-type ATP synthase subunit A, with product MKTGKIIKVSGPLVVAEGMENANVYDVVRVSEKKLIGEIIEMRGDQASIQVYEETSGIGPGEEVFTTGEPLSVELGPGLIEAMFDGIQRPLKEYQEIAGDFLDKGVEVKPLNRNKKWEFEPVLSAGATVETGDILGTVQETSVVNHKIMVPAGIKGTLKTIKSGSYTVVDTIAVIETEKGELAEVQMMQKWPVRRGRKYKQKLNPEAPLITGQRVIDTFFPVTKGGTACVPGPFGSGKTVVQHQMAKWADAEIIVYVGCGERGNEMTDVLMEFPEIIDPKTGQSLMKRTVLIANTSNMPVAAREASIYTGITIAEYFRDMGYSVAIMADSTSRWAEALREMSGRLEEMPGDEGYPAYLGSRAAEFYERAGKVICLGQDGREGALTVIGAVSPPGGDISEPVSQATLRIVKVFWGLDANLAYRRHFPAINWLNSYSLYQAKVDNWMNQNVGPEFSKNRARAMSLLQEENSLQEIVRLVGKDTLSEKDQLKLEIAKSIREDYLQQNAFMESDTYTSLEKQDKMLDLVLKFYDEGLRGLENGAYLSEIIAMPVRERIARAKYLPEAELGKIKEIAKELETGIDELVNKGGVVNA from the coding sequence TTGAAAACAGGAAAAATAATAAAAGTATCTGGACCTCTTGTTGTTGCAGAAGGTATGGAAAATGCCAATGTATATGATGTGGTAAGAGTTTCAGAGAAAAAATTGATAGGTGAAATTATTGAAATGAGAGGCGATCAGGCTTCTATCCAAGTATATGAAGAAACATCGGGAATTGGACCAGGAGAAGAGGTTTTTACAACTGGAGAGCCTTTGAGTGTTGAATTGGGGCCTGGGCTTATTGAAGCGATGTTTGATGGAATTCAACGTCCATTAAAGGAATATCAAGAAATAGCAGGGGATTTTTTGGATAAGGGAGTAGAAGTTAAACCTTTAAACAGAAATAAAAAATGGGAATTTGAACCTGTTTTGTCTGCTGGGGCAACAGTTGAAACAGGAGATATTCTGGGGACTGTTCAGGAAACTTCTGTTGTAAATCATAAAATTATGGTTCCAGCAGGAATTAAAGGAACTTTGAAAACTATTAAAAGCGGAAGTTATACAGTAGTTGACACAATTGCAGTTATTGAAACTGAAAAAGGTGAATTGGCAGAAGTTCAAATGATGCAAAAATGGCCGGTAAGACGTGGAAGAAAATATAAGCAGAAATTAAATCCAGAAGCACCATTAATTACAGGACAAAGAGTAATTGATACATTTTTTCCTGTAACTAAAGGTGGAACTGCATGTGTACCAGGACCTTTTGGATCTGGAAAAACAGTTGTACAGCACCAAATGGCAAAATGGGCAGATGCAGAAATTATAGTTTATGTAGGATGTGGAGAACGTGGAAACGAGATGACAGACGTTCTTATGGAATTTCCAGAAATAATAGATCCAAAAACTGGACAATCATTAATGAAGAGAACTGTACTTATAGCAAATACTTCAAATATGCCAGTTGCAGCCAGAGAGGCTAGTATTTATACAGGAATTACAATTGCTGAATATTTTAGGGATATGGGATATTCGGTGGCAATAATGGCAGATTCTACTTCGAGATGGGCAGAAGCACTTAGGGAAATGTCTGGACGGCTTGAAGAAATGCCGGGAGATGAAGGATACCCAGCTTATTTGGGTTCAAGAGCCGCTGAATTTTATGAAAGGGCAGGAAAAGTAATTTGTCTTGGACAAGATGGAAGAGAAGGGGCATTGACAGTTATTGGAGCGGTTTCTCCTCCGGGTGGAGATATTTCAGAGCCAGTATCTCAGGCGACACTTCGTATTGTTAAGGTGTTCTGGGGATTAGATGCAAATTTGGCATATAGACGTCACTTTCCAGCAATTAACTGGTTAAATTCATATTCTTTGTATCAAGCGAAAGTTGATAACTGGATGAATCAGAACGTGGGGCCTGAATTTTCTAAAAACAGGGCTCGTGCAATGTCATTATTACAAGAGGAAAACAGCCTTCAGGAAATTGTTAGGCTAGTTGGTAAAGATACTTTGTCAGAAAAGGATCAGCTTAAACTGGAAATTGCGAAATCAATAAGAGAAGATTACTTGCAGCAAAATGCGTTTATGGAGTCAGATACTTATACTTCACTTGAAAAACAGGATAAAATGCTTGATTTGGTATTGAAATTTTATGATGAAGGATTAAGAGGGCTTGAAAATGGAGCGTATTTAAGTGAAATTATCGCAATGCCTGTAAGAGAAAGAATTGCGAGAGCAAAATATTTACCTGAAGCAGAATTAGGTAAAATTAAAGAAATAGCAAAAGAATTGGAAACAGGAATAGATGAACTTGTAAATAAAGGAGGTGTAGTAAATGCTTAA
- a CDS encoding V-type ATP synthase subunit B — MLKEYKTIKEVVGPLMMVEGVEGIKYEELVEIETQKGELRRGRVLEVNGDKAVVQLFENSAGINLKDSKVRFLGRPLSLGVSEDMIGRVFDGLGRPKDSGPKIIPEKTLDINGTAINPVARDYPSEFIQTGVSAIDGLNTLVRGQKLPIFSGSGLPHAELALQIARQAKVLGTDSKFAVVFGAIGITFEEAQTFTEDFIKTGAIDRAVLFMNLANDPAIERLSTPKMALTCAEYLAFEKGMHVLVILTDLTNYCEALREVSAARKEVPGRRGYPGYLYTDLSTIYERAGRIKGREGSITQIPILTMPEDDKTHPIPDLTGYITEGQIILSRDLYKQNLMPPIDVLPSLSRLKDKGIGKGKTREDHADTMNQLFAAYATGKEAKELAVILGESALSETDKAFVKFTTAFEEQYVAQGFDNNRTIEDTLNLGWDLLKILPRTELKRIRDEYLEKYLPAGDE, encoded by the coding sequence ATGCTTAAGGAATATAAAACTATTAAGGAAGTTGTAGGACCATTGATGATGGTTGAAGGTGTTGAAGGTATCAAATATGAAGAGCTTGTTGAAATTGAAACTCAAAAGGGAGAGCTTCGTCGTGGACGTGTACTTGAAGTAAATGGAGATAAAGCTGTAGTGCAGTTATTTGAAAATTCAGCTGGAATTAACCTAAAAGATTCAAAAGTAAGATTCTTAGGTAGACCTTTATCACTTGGAGTGTCTGAGGATATGATTGGACGTGTATTTGATGGACTTGGACGTCCAAAAGATAGCGGACCAAAAATTATTCCTGAAAAGACATTGGATATTAACGGAACAGCTATAAATCCAGTTGCACGTGATTATCCATCAGAATTTATCCAAACAGGAGTTTCTGCGATTGATGGACTAAACACCCTTGTTCGGGGGCAAAAATTACCGATATTCTCTGGTTCAGGGCTTCCGCATGCAGAACTAGCACTTCAAATTGCAAGACAGGCAAAAGTATTGGGAACAGATTCAAAATTTGCGGTAGTATTTGGGGCAATAGGAATTACATTTGAAGAAGCTCAGACATTTACGGAAGACTTTATAAAGACAGGAGCGATAGATAGAGCGGTATTATTTATGAATTTGGCTAACGATCCAGCAATCGAGCGTCTGTCTACACCAAAAATGGCACTTACTTGTGCAGAATACCTGGCATTTGAAAAAGGGATGCACGTACTTGTAATTTTAACTGACTTGACTAACTATTGTGAAGCGTTACGTGAAGTATCAGCAGCAAGAAAGGAAGTTCCGGGAAGAAGAGGATATCCAGGATACTTGTATACCGATTTATCGACAATTTATGAAAGAGCAGGAAGAATTAAAGGGCGTGAAGGTTCAATTACGCAAATACCGATCCTAACAATGCCTGAAGATGATAAAACTCATCCAATTCCAGATTTGACTGGATATATTACAGAGGGACAAATAATTTTATCAAGAGATTTATATAAACAAAATTTGATGCCTCCAATTGATGTTTTACCGTCACTTTCAAGATTGAAAGACAAAGGGATTGGAAAAGGAAAAACAAGAGAAGATCATGCGGATACGATGAACCAATTATTTGCAGCTTATGCGACTGGTAAGGAAGCAAAGGAACTGGCTGTAATCTTAGGTGAATCCGCATTGTCTGAAACTGATAAGGCGTTTGTTAAGTTTACGACTGCATTTGAGGAACAATATGTGGCTCAAGGGTTTGACAATAACAGAACTATTGAAGACACTTTAAATTTAGGATGGGATTTACTAAAAATATTACCAAGAACAGAGTTGAAAAGAATTAGAGATGAATATTTGGAAAAATATTTACCTGCAGGAGATGAATAG
- a CDS encoding V-type ATP synthase subunit D has translation MARLNVNPTRMELSRLKIRLKTAKSGHKLLKDKQDELMRQFIILVKQNRKLREEVEGKLQDSFKDFLLARGVMSDEMLENAIAYSEDELSVNIETKNVMSVIVPKMTFNKNMESTEVAYPYGYAQTSADLDDAVDGLNRVMKDLLELAEIEKACQLMADEVEKTRRRVNALEYMTIPQLEETIRYIQMKLDENERSSITRLMKVKDMMAEKA, from the coding sequence ATGGCAAGATTAAATGTAAATCCTACAAGAATGGAGTTAAGCCGATTAAAAATACGTCTAAAAACTGCCAAAAGTGGGCATAAATTGTTAAAGGACAAACAAGACGAGCTTATGCGGCAATTTATTATTTTGGTAAAACAAAATAGAAAATTACGTGAAGAGGTAGAAGGGAAATTACAAGATTCATTTAAGGATTTTTTACTTGCAAGAGGTGTAATGTCTGATGAAATGTTGGAAAATGCCATTGCATATTCAGAAGATGAGCTTTCTGTAAATATAGAAACTAAAAATGTAATGAGTGTAATTGTGCCTAAAATGACTTTTAACAAGAATATGGAAAGTACAGAAGTTGCTTATCCTTATGGGTATGCACAAACATCTGCTGACTTGGATGATGCTGTTGATGGATTAAATCGTGTAATGAAAGATTTGTTGGAACTGGCAGAAATTGAAAAGGCATGTCAGCTTATGGCAGATGAAGTGGAAAAAACAAGACGTCGTGTAAATGCACTGGAATATATGACAATTCCACAGCTTGAAGAAACAATCCGTTATATCCAGATGAAACTTGACGAAAATGAAAGATCAAGTATCACAAGGCTTATGAAAGTTAAGGATATGATGGCTGAAAAAGCATAA
- the thrC gene encoding threonine synthase gives MNYKSTREINPNNVKSSTFAALHGLCEDGGLYIPEKLPEVKLTYDELKDLSYQEISEKIIKLFFTEFSDEEIKTAINNAYNSTTFNDKDIVPVHKLNDKVSFGELFHGRTLAFKDLALSLFPYLLLLSKEKQQEDKKILILAATSGDTGKAALEGFKDVDGINIVVFYPKNGVSPMQEEQMRKQLGNNVEIVAINGNFDDAQSAIKVIFSSEEFKNYANEHNVMFSSANSINIGRLFPQIIYYVTTYVNLVNAGTIKAGEEFNVVVPTGNFGNILAGFIAKKLGIPIKKFISASNKNKVLADFFQTGTYNKNRDFYATNSPSMDILLSSNFERYLYYALNEDSKRVSELIKNLLSGGELSVNNEELKNIQTEFYGEFANDEETVSAIKEIYENYHYLMDPHTAVAYSVYEKLDEKYLDKDIHTVIMSTAHPFKFPAPIAKALGIDDTKEPYAILDEVSEITGVKFPEKLTEVRNSEIRFSDVIDKADIQDFVKKYIKDLK, from the coding sequence ATGAACTATAAAAGTACGAGAGAAATTAATCCCAATAATGTAAAAAGTTCTACTTTTGCGGCACTTCATGGACTTTGTGAAGATGGAGGATTATATATTCCAGAAAAATTGCCAGAAGTAAAATTGACTTATGATGAATTAAAAGACTTATCTTATCAAGAAATTTCAGAAAAAATTATAAAATTATTTTTTACAGAATTTTCAGACGAAGAAATAAAAACTGCTATAAATAATGCTTATAACAGCACAACTTTTAACGACAAAGACATAGTTCCAGTTCATAAATTAAATGACAAAGTGAGCTTTGGAGAATTATTTCATGGAAGAACATTGGCATTTAAAGATTTAGCTTTATCACTTTTCCCATATTTACTTCTTTTAAGTAAAGAAAAACAACAAGAAGACAAAAAAATCCTGATTTTAGCAGCAACTTCTGGAGATACTGGAAAAGCAGCACTTGAAGGATTTAAAGATGTTGACGGAATCAATATTGTCGTTTTTTATCCAAAAAATGGAGTTAGTCCAATGCAAGAAGAACAAATGAGAAAACAGCTTGGAAATAATGTGGAAATTGTTGCAATTAATGGAAATTTTGATGATGCTCAAAGTGCTATAAAAGTAATTTTTTCAAGCGAAGAATTTAAAAACTATGCAAATGAACACAATGTAATGTTTTCAAGTGCAAATTCAATTAATATTGGAAGATTATTCCCACAAATTATATATTATGTGACAACTTATGTAAATTTGGTAAATGCTGGTACAATTAAAGCAGGTGAAGAGTTTAATGTAGTGGTTCCAACTGGAAACTTTGGGAATATTTTAGCTGGATTTATCGCAAAAAAACTTGGAATACCAATCAAAAAATTTATTTCAGCTTCAAACAAAAACAAAGTTTTAGCTGACTTTTTCCAAACTGGAACATATAACAAAAACAGAGATTTTTATGCAACAAATTCGCCATCAATGGATATTCTTCTTTCATCAAACTTTGAAAGATACTTATATTATGCGTTAAATGAAGACAGCAAGAGAGTAAGCGAATTAATTAAAAACTTGCTTTCAGGTGGTGAATTGTCAGTAAACAATGAAGAACTGAAAAATATTCAAACTGAGTTTTACGGAGAATTTGCAAATGATGAAGAAACTGTAAGTGCGATTAAGGAAATTTATGAAAATTATCACTATCTAATGGATCCGCACACAGCCGTTGCCTATTCAGTTTACGAAAAACTGGATGAAAAATATCTGGACAAAGACATTCACACTGTAATAATGTCAACTGCTCATCCATTCAAGTTCCCAGCTCCAATTGCAAAAGCGTTGGGAATTGATGATACAAAAGAACCTTATGCAATTTTGGATGAAGTATCAGAAATTACTGGAGTAAAATTTCCTGAAAAATTGACTGAAGTTAGAAATTCTGAAATTAGATTTTCAGATGTGATTGATAAGGCTGATATTCAGGATTTTGTGAAAAAATATATAAAAGATTTGAAATAA
- a CDS encoding toxin-antitoxin system YwqK family antitoxin, with amino-acid sequence MIIYLVNKSKKILLIILFLILSIITKSEKLSNISSISKLKNFKKLQSIESEKILDFDTQISINDNLVYEKNSNKLFTGIAVQKIKDDIRSINFYENGKLNYYYKYFLDGNIEELKEFDTRKNQVIIEKYDKNKKIIFQKIYENGFLILENHYMDGKLTVEYKADSKENGEFIYYNGKRKISEMEIIQVNQNGQIFQIPQIIKTFGKNGKLEREYHFKNGTIKGEKQKVYYPNGNLRYVGIAKNDDIVDLRIKEMYEEYDKYGNKVKSCSEVANEFWECEYYNKNGKLKNRTKGEGDYFETMSTSKYTYDNKPGIEFLKSIGKGIGNIFLMIIDGILGTDIYRSLN; translated from the coding sequence ATGATTATTTATCTAGTCAATAAATCAAAAAAAATTTTATTAATTATCTTATTTTTAATTTTATCAATTATCACAAAATCAGAAAAATTATCTAATATTTCTAGTATTTCAAAATTGAAAAATTTTAAAAAATTACAAAGTATAGAAAGTGAAAAAATATTGGATTTTGATACACAAATTAGTATAAATGATAATCTGGTTTATGAAAAAAACAGTAATAAATTATTTACTGGAATTGCAGTTCAAAAAATTAAAGATGATATTAGAAGTATAAATTTTTATGAAAATGGGAAATTAAATTATTATTATAAATATTTTTTAGATGGAAATATTGAAGAATTAAAAGAGTTTGATACAAGGAAAAATCAAGTGATTATTGAAAAATATGATAAGAATAAAAAAATTATTTTTCAAAAAATTTATGAAAATGGATTTCTTATATTGGAAAATCATTATATGGATGGAAAATTGACAGTAGAATACAAAGCAGATAGCAAAGAAAATGGAGAATTTATTTATTATAATGGTAAAAGAAAGATTTCGGAAATGGAAATTATACAAGTAAATCAAAACGGTCAAATTTTTCAAATTCCACAAATTATAAAAACTTTTGGAAAAAATGGGAAACTTGAGCGGGAATATCACTTTAAAAATGGAACTATAAAAGGAGAAAAACAAAAAGTATATTATCCAAACGGAAATTTGCGATATGTCGGTATTGCCAAAAATGATGATATAGTTGATTTGCGAATTAAGGAAATGTATGAAGAATATGATAAATATGGAAATAAAGTTAAAAGTTGCAGTGAAGTTGCAAATGAATTTTGGGAATGTGAATATTACAATAAAAATGGAAAATTAAAAAACAGGACAAAAGGTGAAGGGGATTATTTTGAAACAATGTCTACTTCAAAATATACCTATGATAATAAACCTGGAATAGAATTTTTAAAATCTATTGGGAAAGGAATAGGAAATATATTTTTGATGATTATAGATGGTATTCTTGGAACAGATATATATCGAAGTTTGAATTAA
- the groL gene encoding chaperonin GroEL (60 kDa chaperone family; promotes refolding of misfolded polypeptides especially under stressful conditions; forms two stacked rings of heptamers to form a barrel-shaped 14mer; ends can be capped by GroES; misfolded proteins enter the barrel where they are refolded when GroES binds), which translates to MGKIIKFNEDARKSLEVGVDTLADAVKITLGPKGRNVVLDRGFGAPMITNDGVTIAKEIELKDPIENLGAQIVKEVATKSNDVAGDGTTTATVLAQALIKEGLKMVASGANPVFIRRGMEAASKKVIEELTKRAKKVESNEEIAQVGAISAGDVEIGQLIAQAMEKVGESGVITVEEARSLDTTLEVVEGMQFDNGYLSPYMVSDSERMVVEMDNPFILITDKKISNMKELLPVLEKTVETGRPMLIIAEDVEGEALATLVVNKLRGTLNVAAVKAPAFGDRRKAMLQDIAILTGGEVISEEKGIKLENTDINLLGQAKKVRITKDNTVIVDGLGAKEEIQARVGQIKNAIAETTSDYDKEKLQERLAKLSGGVAVIKVGAATETEMKERKLRIEDALNATKAAVEEGIVPGGGTILIQIVKDIEDFKLSGEEGLGVEIVKKALSAPLRQIVINAGIDAGVVIEKVRNSENGIGFDAAKEEYVDMVKAGIIDPAKVTRSAIQNAISVSSVLLTTEVAVGNEKEEAPAGGMPGGMGMPGMM; encoded by the coding sequence ATGGGAAAAATAATAAAATTTAATGAAGATGCAAGAAAATCGCTTGAAGTGGGAGTAGACACATTGGCTGATGCCGTAAAAATCACACTTGGACCAAAAGGTAGAAACGTAGTGCTAGACAGAGGCTTTGGAGCGCCAATGATTACAAATGACGGTGTTACAATTGCAAAAGAAATTGAACTTAAAGATCCAATTGAAAATCTTGGAGCACAAATTGTAAAGGAAGTGGCTACAAAGTCAAATGATGTGGCAGGAGATGGGACAACTACTGCAACTGTGCTGGCTCAGGCGTTAATTAAGGAAGGGCTAAAAATGGTAGCTTCTGGAGCAAATCCCGTATTTATAAGACGTGGAATGGAAGCTGCATCTAAAAAAGTGATTGAAGAGCTTACAAAAAGGGCTAAAAAAGTGGAATCAAATGAAGAAATCGCACAAGTTGGAGCAATTTCGGCAGGAGATGTGGAAATTGGGCAATTAATTGCACAAGCAATGGAAAAAGTTGGGGAATCTGGAGTTATTACCGTTGAGGAAGCACGTTCTTTGGATACGACTTTGGAAGTTGTGGAAGGAATGCAGTTTGACAATGGATATTTATCACCTTATATGGTTTCAGATTCTGAAAGAATGGTTGTGGAAATGGACAATCCATTTATCTTGATTACAGACAAAAAAATTTCAAATATGAAAGAACTGTTGCCAGTTTTAGAAAAGACAGTTGAAACTGGAAGACCGATGCTAATAATTGCAGAAGATGTAGAAGGTGAAGCACTTGCAACTCTTGTTGTAAACAAACTTCGTGGGACATTAAATGTAGCCGCTGTAAAAGCTCCTGCATTTGGAGACAGAAGAAAGGCTATGTTGCAGGATATTGCAATTTTGACAGGTGGAGAAGTTATTTCTGAAGAAAAGGGAATAAAACTCGAAAATACAGATATCAATTTATTAGGACAAGCTAAAAAGGTTAGAATTACTAAAGATAATACAGTTATTGTAGATGGATTGGGAGCAAAAGAAGAAATTCAAGCAAGAGTTGGACAAATTAAAAATGCGATTGCTGAAACAACTTCTGACTATGATAAGGAAAAATTGCAAGAAAGACTTGCAAAATTATCTGGCGGAGTAGCTGTAATAAAAGTTGGGGCTGCGACTGAAACTGAAATGAAAGAAAGAAAATTGAGAATTGAAGATGCCTTAAATGCAACAAAAGCCGCAGTGGAAGAAGGAATTGTGCCAGGTGGTGGAACAATTTTAATTCAAATTGTAAAAGACATTGAAGACTTTAAATTGTCTGGTGAAGAAGGGCTTGGAGTGGAAATTGTGAAAAAAGCACTATCTGCACCACTTAGACAAATTGTAATCAATGCTGGAATTGACGCAGGTGTTGTAATTGAAAAAGTAAGAAATTCTGAAAATGGGATAGGATTTGATGCGGCAAAAGAAGAATACGTGGATATGGTAAAAGCTGGAATCATTGATCCTGCCAAAGTGACACGTTCTGCAATCCAAAATGCAATATCAGTATCATCAGTATTATTGACAACTGAAGTTGCAGTTGGAAATGAAAAGGAAGAAGCTCCAGCTGGTGGAATGCCAGGTGGAATGGGAATGCCAGGAATGATGTAA
- a CDS encoding co-chaperone GroES, with product MIIKPLGERVLIKQTEQEEVTKSGIVLPGTASKEKPIIGEVLAIGAKVEDIKVGNKVIFEKYSGTEIKDGEESYLILEKDNVLAIVQ from the coding sequence ATGATAATTAAACCATTAGGAGAAAGAGTTTTAATAAAACAAACTGAACAAGAAGAAGTTACAAAAAGTGGAATTGTATTGCCAGGAACGGCTTCTAAGGAAAAACCGATAATTGGAGAAGTTTTAGCAATTGGGGCAAAAGTTGAGGATATTAAAGTTGGGAATAAAGTGATTTTTGAAAAATATTCTGGAACAGAAATTAAGGATGGAGAAGAAAGTTACTTAATTCTAGAAAAAGATAATGTTTTAGCAATTGTTCAATAA